A portion of the Candidatus Binataceae bacterium genome contains these proteins:
- a CDS encoding UPF0149 family protein: MIELNEPLSDQEIAELDEFLMSDATPEESLDIVTLDGFLTSLVIGPEVVPPSVWLQTIWGGEGEPRFESSAQAQRVISLIMRRFNTLSFLFEEPPEFAPILWERKVEGTTYPIAEDWCWGFMAGVSLASEAWQPLLTDTENRAMLRPIATLGTEDGWKLLEADIDPDAAERAALDALEPSVIAISRYWREQWRERSAALRQASIRPRSLRVGRNDPCPCGSGRKYKRCCASAGA; encoded by the coding sequence ATGATTGAGCTGAACGAACCGCTTTCCGATCAGGAGATTGCGGAACTCGATGAGTTCCTGATGTCCGACGCCACCCCCGAGGAGAGCCTGGACATCGTGACGCTGGACGGGTTTCTGACCTCGCTGGTGATCGGTCCAGAGGTGGTCCCGCCAAGCGTGTGGCTCCAGACGATCTGGGGCGGCGAGGGCGAGCCGCGGTTCGAGTCGTCAGCGCAGGCGCAACGCGTGATCAGCCTGATCATGCGCCGTTTCAACACGCTGAGTTTCCTGTTCGAGGAGCCGCCCGAGTTCGCACCGATTCTGTGGGAGCGCAAGGTGGAGGGCACGACCTATCCGATCGCCGAGGACTGGTGCTGGGGCTTCATGGCGGGCGTGAGCCTTGCGTCCGAGGCATGGCAGCCGCTTCTCACCGATACCGAGAACCGCGCGATGCTGCGGCCGATCGCAACCCTCGGCACCGAAGACGGCTGGAAACTGCTCGAGGCGGACATCGATCCGGACGCCGCCGAGCGGGCCGCGCTGGATGCTCTGGAGCCTTCGGTGATCGCGATCAGCAGGTACTGGCGCGAGCAGTGGCGCGAGCGGAGCGCAGCCTTGCGGCAGGCCTCGATCCGCCCGCGCTCGCTGCGCGTGGGGCGCAATGATCCGTGTCCCTGCGGGAGCGGGCGCAAGTACAAGCGCTGCTGCGCGAGCGCCGGGGCCTGA